The following proteins are encoded in a genomic region of Nomascus leucogenys isolate Asia chromosome 17, Asia_NLE_v1, whole genome shotgun sequence:
- the LOC101177267 gene encoding protein FAM106C, with protein MHHKSAQVILREAEELGELDYKLGLTQRKWGAFTAPAFLLPSTMFLVHLPLGTNRLHCLRNTSLESCLCSFVHLNHPLHISDPVILISLHEAVRFPFAFSFPRGTLSIAYCVMSSVSTSSEAIMSTELLANYCHSSLHVCICISSFPNETGNNYSFPGAVVSINDQPTDQCKLAAKELPLRNLLECRCLDCMREEDLINLGVIGTEH; from the exons ATGCACCACAAGTCAGCTCAAGTTATACTCAGAGAAGCGGAGGAACTGGGAGAACTGGACTACAAGTTGGGGCTGACCCAGAGGAAGTGGGGG GCCTTCACAGCTCCTGCCTTCCTGTTACCATCTACTATGTTCCTCGTGCACCTTCCACTCGGCACAAACAGGCTACACTGCCTCCGAAACACATCACTTGAATCCTGCCTCTGCTCCTTTGTCCATCTGAATCACCCTCTCCACATTTCCGACCCTGTAATCCTGATCTCACTTCATGAGGCAGTTCGCTTCCCTTTTGCATTTAGCTTTCCCCGGGGTACACTGTCAATAGCCTACTGTGTGATGTCATCAGTCAGCACTTCATCAGAGGCAATTATGTCTACAGAGCTTTTGGCTAATTATTGTCACTCCTCCttacatgtgtgcatatgcatatcATCTTTCCCTAATGAGACTGGAAATAATTATTCATTCCCTGGAGCAGTGGTTTCCATAAATGACCAACCCACAGACCAGTGCAAACTGGCTGCGAAAGAGCTTCCTCTGAGGAACTTATTAGAATGCAGATGCTTGGACTGCATGAGAGAGGAGGATCTCATAAATCTGGGTGTAATAGGCACAGAACATTAG